TGGTACGTCGACTACGTGCGCGGCTACATCGGCCGGCTCGACCCCCGGTCGGGCGCCGTGAAGGAGTGGCAGAACCCCGGCGGCGCCGCGTCGCTCCCCTACGCCATGACGGTCGACGACCAGGACCGCCTCTGGTTCGTCGAGACCGGGCTGAAGCCGAACCGCCTCGTCGGCTTCGACCCGAAGGCCGAGAAGTTCTTCGGCATGACCAACATCGGCGGCGGCGACCAGCCCAACACCGTTAGGCACATGACGTTCGACAAGGCCACGGGCGTCATCTGGTTCGGCACCGACCTCGGCACCATCGGCAGGGCGGCGGTCGGGTCCAGGAACAAACCGATCTCGTGACGGCCGCTGCGTGGCTGCGTGGCTGCGTGGCTGCGCGTGGGTCGTGACGCAGCCACGCAGCCACGCAGCCACGCAGCCACTCACGCGATTCCCCTCCGGATCGCCTCCAGCACCTTCTCGGCGAACAGGTCGACGTCGTCCGGCGTCGTGTACACGTTCGGCGTGATGCGGATACCGGACGGGATGTCGTCGCGGATGATCGGCGTCGTGACGATGCGATGCTTGTCGTACAGCCACGCGCCCAGCTTCCCCGGGTCCATCCCGTCGACGAGGAAGTAGCCGATCGCGCCCGCCTTCGTCGGGTCGCGCAGATCGGTCAGCACCTTCACGCGGTCGCTCTCGGCGAGCAGCCGCTTCGCCCACCGGTCGCGCAGCCAGCGCAGCCGCGCCGCCTTCCGCTCCGCGCCGATCGCGCGGTGGAAGGCGAGCGCGGCGGCGATCGCGTTGTGGTTCGCCGCTGGATGCGTGCCGATCTCCTCGTACTTGCGCACGTCAGCCGTCATCGTCGCCGGCGCGGCCATGAGCGGCCAGAGCGTCGCGATCTTGTCGCGCCGCACGTAGAGGAACCCCGTCCCGACCGGCGCGAGCAGCCACTTGTGCAGGCTCGTGCCGTAGTAGTCGGCCCCCAGCGCGTCGCGCGTGAACGGGAAGTGCGCGAACGCGTGCGCGCCGTCGACGAGCACCTCGATGCCCAACGGGCGCGCCAGCTCCACGATGCGGCGCACGGGCAGGATCTGCCCCGTGAGGTTCGTGATGTGCGTGACCTCGATCGCCCGCGTACGCGGCGTGATCGCGGCGCGGAACCGCTCCACGACATGGTCGTCGCTCGGCGGCGGCACGGTGAACGTGATCGACTTCACGACGATGCCGTCGCGCCGCGCGCGCTGGTCCCACGTCGTGAGCATGCGCGGGTAGTTCTGCGTCGCGACGATCACCTCGTCGCCCCGCTGCAGGTCGAGGCCGAGGATCATCGTCTCGTTCGCCTCGCTCGCGTTGCGGACGATCGCCATCTCCTCGGGGTCGCACCCGAACTCCCGCGCC
This DNA window, taken from Gemmatirosa kalamazoonensis, encodes the following:
- a CDS encoding aminotransferase class V-fold PLP-dependent enzyme — its product is MPSRRTFVSSMVAAALPTFSPHAGRAIRRASEIAGPRAADALAADEDYWAEITRAFDLDRTLVNLNNGGVSPTPTHVLEAMIRDLRFSNEIPVDHMWRVLEPRIESVRRELAREFGCDPEEMAIVRNASEANETMILGLDLQRGDEVIVATQNYPRMLTTWDQRARRDGIVVKSITFTVPPPSDDHVVERFRAAITPRTRAIEVTHITNLTGQILPVRRIVELARPLGIEVLVDGAHAFAHFPFTRDALGADYYGTSLHKWLLAPVGTGFLYVRRDKIATLWPLMAAPATMTADVRKYEEIGTHPAANHNAIAAALAFHRAIGAERKAARLRWLRDRWAKRLLAESDRVKVLTDLRDPTKAGAIGYFLVDGMDPGKLGAWLYDKHRIVTTPIIRDDIPSGIRITPNVYTTPDDVDLFAEKVLEAIRRGIA